In one Culex quinquefasciatus strain JHB chromosome 2, VPISU_Cqui_1.0_pri_paternal, whole genome shotgun sequence genomic region, the following are encoded:
- the LOC6048335 gene encoding ATPase family protein 2 homolog, whose translation MPPKSAKKEKPTWWKCEQCKRHILTAELGQHQEDQCQNVDKLSGYLTAEVELICNSVECLKLSTFEDLKDVGEAQLDGLILMGRGAVTKLGLVLGDYVEVSLVSPKFSFIRKVWPMDDKFGARVIVNHIDEVQGQDQKSVSIKPFKSTISIAHELELNLQGGAESLAWVDKNKLWLAQLVRKQFTGRVLNERSLLTLRLCNKAIQFDAVNISLKDAPKGTIEQSLQNLTLGDSKYYQFNRDSTVTIVTTGSSQETQSVSYCLDRIGGLETVIGELKEITKLALGISKPTSTTHSDVPISRGVLVYGVSGTGKTLLVNSLAAHFKCKTVRINCSEVFSKFYGESEGNVSKLFNKALQNYPSPTIIIVEEMHNICPKAEASDIVKRLSNFFVNLLDNLNSSVRGSRTVLIGTTDNPDSLNPAVRRSGRLDYEFEIPIPDADAREQILLKSLTLQKHALHPDEIKSIAKVSHGYVGADLVSLVGRASHEAKATITYASMASALQHVKASAMREIMIENPNVHWADIGGQDDLKLKLRQIIEWPIHRPEIFTRLGISPPRGLLMFGPPGCSKTMIAKAIATESKVNFLSIKGSELFSMWVGESERAVRELFRKARQVAPSIIFFDEIDAIGGERSAESGSSVRERVLAQILTEIDGVSALKNVKIIAATNRPDLIDKALMRPGRLDRIIYVRLPDFATRKEIFRIKLSKIPISADVQQDDLVARTEGYSGSEIEAICQEAALKALEESFDTLEIPQKFFDHALNVVKPRTSEDLLMLYENYLKQQEQ comes from the exons ATGCCTCCGAAGTCGGCTAAAAAGGAAAAACCAACCTGGTGGAAATGTGAGCAGTGCAAGAGACATATTCTAACAGCGGAACTGGGCCAGCACCAGGAGGACCAGTGCCAGAACGTCGATAAACTCAGCGGATATCTGACGGCGGAGGTTGAGCTGATCTGCAACAGCGTGGAGTGCCTTAAGCTGTCAACGTTTGAAGATCTTAAAGATGTCGGTGAAGCACAGCTCGATGGGTTGATCTTGATGGGCAGAGGTGCCGTTACGAAGCTCGGTCTAGTCCTGGGAGACTACGTTGAGGTTTCGCTGGTATCTCCCAAGTTCAGCTTCATTCGTAAGGTATGGCCAATGGACGACAAGTTTGGTGCTCGTGTCATCGTGAATCATATCG ATGAAGTTCAAGGCCAGGACCAGAAATCAGTGTCCATCAAACCGTTCAAGAGCACAATTTCGATTGCTCATGAATTGGAGCTGAACCTTCAGGGTGGAGCTGAAAGCTTAGCGTGGGTCGACAAAAATAAGCTCTGGCTAGCCCAGCTAGTTCGAAAACAATTCACCGGTCGCGTTTTGAACGAACGCAGTCTCTTGACTTTAAGATTGTGTAACAAAGCTATTCAGTTTGACGCAGTCAACATCTCGTTGAAGGATGCGCCCAAGGGAACAATTGAGCAAAGTTTGCAGAACCTAACACTCGGCGACAGCAAATATTACCAATTTAATCGAGATTCAACCGTGACCATTGTGACCACTGGATCGTCCCAGGAAACGCAGTCGGTGTCGTATTGCTTGGATCGCATTGGTGGCCTTGAGACTGTGATTGGCGAACTGAAAGAAATCACCAAACTCGCGCTGGGCATATCGAAACCTACATCGACGACCCACAGCGATGTGCCCATCAGTCGTGGCGTTCTGGTTTACGGTGTTTCCGGAACGGGTAAAACACTTCTCGTCAACTCGTTAGCCGCACACTTCAAGTGCAAAACCGTTCGAATAAATTGCTCGGAGGTTTTCAGCAAATTCTACGGCGAATCAGAAGGCAACGTATCAAAGTTGTTTAACAAAGCTTTGCAGAATTATCCCAGTCCAACCATCATC ATCGTCGAAGAAATGCACAACATCTGTCCGAAAGCCGAAGCGTCAGATATCGTCAAACGGTTATCGAACTTCTTTGTGAATTTACTAGACAACCTGAACAGCTCAGTGCGAGGATCACGCACAGTGTTGATTGGAACCACGGATAATCCCGACTCGTTGAATCCAGCTGTGCGAAGAAGTGGTCGATTGGATTATGAGTTTGAAATTCCCATCCCGGATGCCGATGCCCGCGAGCAAATCCTGTTGAAATCTTTAACTCTTCAGAAACACGCCCTTCATCCGGATGAAATCAAAAGCATTGCCAAAGTGTCGCACGGTTATGTTGGGGCGGATTTAGTCAGTCTGGTGGGACGGGCAAGTCATGAAGCCAAAGCTACGATAACCTACGCTAGCATGGCTTCGGCTCTGCAACATGTCAAGGCTAGTGCTATGCGAGAAATCATGATCGAAAATCCAAACGTTCACTGGGCTGATATCGGTGGGCAGGACGATCTTAAGCTTAAGCTCCGTCAAATCATCGAGTGGCCAATACATCGGCCGGAAATCTTCACCCGATTGGGAATCTCTCCTCCAAGGGGACTGCTAATGTTTGGCCCACCTGGATGCAGCAAAACGATGATAGCAAAGGCGATTGCAACCGAAAGCAAGGTAAACTTTTTATCAATCAAAGGTTCAGAGCTTTTCTCGATGTGGGTCGGCGAATCGGAACGTGCCGTCAGGGAACTGTTTCGAAAGGCACGCCAGGTGGCGCCATCGATCATCTTCTTTGATGAAATCGATGCGATCGGTGGTGAACGTTCTGCCGAGTCCGGCAGCTCGGTTAGGGAAAGAGTGTTAGCACAGATATTAACCGAAATCGATGGAGTTAGTGCACTCAAGAATGTCAAAATTATCGCCGCAACTAACCGACCAGATCTGATCGATAAAGCATTGATGAGGCCAGGACGATTAGATCGTATCATATACGTGCGGTTACCAGACTTCGCCACCAGGAAGGAAATATTCCggataaagttgtccaaaataCCGATTTCCGCTGATGTTCAACAGGATGATCTCGTGGCTCGAACAGAAGGCTACTCGGGGTCGGAAATTGAAGCCATTTGCCAGGAAGCCGCATTAAAAGCACTCGAAGAATCATTTGATACGCTGGAAATTCCACAAAAGTTCTTCGATCACGCCCTGAACGTTGTCAAACCACGAACCAGCGAAGATTTATTAATGCTTTACGAGAACTACCTGAAGCAACAAGAACAGTGA